From the genome of Leishmania major strain Friedlin complete genome, chromosome 35:
CATTGTCGACGACGCGTGCACGACGCCTCTTCCCGAGAAGGTGTTGCTTATTCTCCGTCGCGCCACCGCTGAGGACACGACGCAGCATCACAGGCGCACCGTGAaagagcaggaggcgctgcagacgaTGCGCTCGTTGGCGACGCAGGTGCACTGCCCCACCCACGTGGAGGATGCAATGTTTCAGCTGGACGGCAAGAAGATCACCGTCATCATTTCGCGCACCTCGCGCTCCTTCGTGGACTTCCGCCGTCTGCAGCGTTCTCTCTTCGACGTGTACCGCTGCCGAATCTGGTTTGCCTACCTCGATGAGATCCAGGAGACGATGAGCACCGAGGTCACCCGACCTCTGCGCCGCggacagcgccgctgctcgtcatCGAATGAAGCGGGGGACAAGAAGATACTTCCGACGGCGTcgtgcacagcggcagcgtaAGGGAAATCGAAGGCATAACCGGAAAAAAAAGACTTCGAACCTCGTGCTTCAGGCTGGAGCGAATGAGCACAAACCAACAGCGACCCGTGAGCTTCTCCATCAGAGAGAAAGTTGAGAGagctgcacacacaagcgcacgtGTTTTCCACATGGAAATCACGGCTCACGTGAAGGAGCGGCAAAACAGAAAAGGATCTCGTTTACACGCGCTGTCCTGCCGAAGTATGCAAGCtcgagagggaagggagaagaagcCCATTGTGtggtgcacagcagcgggacAAGCACCCACGCATGATTGCGTGGAAAGCAGAATAAAATGCATCTGGGCTTACTCGTATGCGCCGTTTTTTCGTTTGCCCTGCTCTTTCACCTGCGTTGCTGTCTCGAAGTCGCATCTGCTTGCCCTATCCTGCTCGTTTCACTTCAGTGGAGCTGCTGAGGCATACGCGTgaacgtgcgcgcgtgcgtgtctccgTGATTTGCTGGTGCCTTCTTTTCGCTCTATTCTTTGCTGACCCCGTTGAAACCTTGTCATCACTTCGAAGCCGTATCTGTGCATATTTGCATGCGCGTCCTTCTTTCACTTGCTTCGAGGAACATTGTCACcattttctttttcctttaGCCTTTCCAGGACTTCTTGGCTTCCCCACACTTTCTCTCTATCTCTATGCGCGCTGCCCCTACTTGTGTTGGCAAGTGTTCTTTTTTACTCTTGCTCGCTGTCGTTCTCCTCGTTGAAAGTGGTCGAAGAGGAGTGGCAGATACAAGCATTTCTGCGCaagctttttttttcggctcctctccccctccctttgtTTTCCCAGAAATATCTGCTGCATTTGTCtcgctttcgttttttttgtcaAACATTTTCCGTCTTTTGGTTTTCCTTTGTCTGTCTtcgaaaaaagaaaaaagatATCTGAAGTAACGATCGTTTCACTGGATGGTGTTGCTGTAGTCGCTGgtgtccttctctccccctcaccTCTTATATCTTCTCGCGTTCgtgtctgtgtttgtgtcgtCCGGCGCTTCATCATTTTTCTTTGTAGTTCTTTCTcgtgtcttttttttttcgactGGCGTCCTtgctgcgcgctgcgctgtcgccgtcaccTCTCTTCACCCACGGTcgcattctctctctct
Proteins encoded in this window:
- a CDS encoding conserved hypothetical protein (previous protein_id=AAZ14720.1); translation: MMSATSSQLSVSCVKKRVKVYRHEPYAASLITPAPPAEAALVCCHQRSPKSSASSYATSSPARSILDAALPSAPVAAYPSHHPATSLGLPMPMVHPAHTAVWVAFKYGRKPFVTAFQVCVGEMVIVEGDRGIDLGIVDDACTTPLPEKVLLILRRATAEDTTQHHRRTVKEQEALQTMRSLATQVHCPTHVEDAMFQLDGKKITVIISRTSRSFVDFRRLQRSLFDVYRCRIWFAYLDEIQETMSTEVTRPLRRGQRRCSSSNEAGDKKILPTASCTAAA